From Plasmodium brasilianum strain Bolivian I chromosome 3, whole genome shotgun sequence, the proteins below share one genomic window:
- a CDS encoding AAA family ATPase, protein MNGISSAIEKEVIYYQILEEEKECFHDILLNDIWDTCEDTENEGSENNYQIDANNFIFSNIPNNIFENYEEDETYNKVVNLLNNTETNNVDKKIEENDNFISGITSIDIKNYMTFDPMFIKIYHERRNIVSGTAHNTANSNSYNVKENFSNEEEQNEQLTNQRKLNNEIVAPDESDDEIYTPKALKLKKKKKSYLSDDTENITSISTKKIIQKKGEYSSDDRELQEGEKKKKKKKGNYYGGAYHNTDEDKDDDGSDDLPSTNVSKKKGAFSNALDVLVKRKNEKNEEAIKAFNYINLKKRNRNNVLKSGNSNNNDGNNNNENSKSASRNDKRDEKRKNCRKNMDDSKDMGEEVPEQYMHLIEQGLDVNVVRYALSMKINSNEQVKETDIIGLHDIKKIIKDKIVNVILRPDLFTGLNRAAKGILLFGPPGTGKTMIAKWVASSCKCSFYNVNTSSLFSKYIGETEKIVTSLFKCAEVDNPSILFFDEIDSFLGMRKKDEDDTTIRIKNQLLQMIDGINTKKDVMIVIIGATNRPDMIDDAALRRFNKRVYIPLPDLQARKDQIRYILSKHTHSGFKLTEQELDNISHKLVNWNGSDIYHLCSKCYEYVYDDAVEKYNGIQNIPNTSIFRAIKYDDFIKALKQVNTSYKNVFDYDEWSKMHSSL, encoded by the coding sequence ATGAATGGCATTAGCAGCGCTATTGAGAAAGAAGTAATTTACTACCAAATACTGGAAGAGGAGAAGGAGTGTTTCCACGATATTTTACTTAACGATATATGGGATACCTGTGAAGATACCGAAAATGAAGGAAGTGAAAATAACTACCAAATAGATGCGAATAATTTCATCTTTTCAAATATACCCAATAacatatttgaaaattacGAAGAGGATGAAACATACAATAAAGTGGTTAACTTACTGAACAATACAGAAACGAATAAtgtagataaaaaaattgaagagaATGATAACTTTATTAGTGGTATAACAAgtatagatataaaaaattatatgaccTTTGATCCAAtgttcattaaaatttatcatGAAAGGAGGAATATAGTAAGTGGTACAGCACATAACACAGCAAATAGTAACTCCTATaatgtaaaagaaaatttttccaATGAAGAGGAACAGAATGAACAACTAACAAATCagagaaaattaaataacgAAATAGTAGCACCTGACGAAAGTGACGATGAAATATACACTCCAAAAGCGCTCAagttgaaaaagaaaaaaaaaagttatctGTCTGACGATACGGAGAATATAACCAGTATCTCAACGAAGAAAATTATACAGAAAAAAGGAGAGTATTCATCTGATGATAGGGAGTTGCAGgagggggaaaaaaagaaaaagaagaagaagggCAACTATTATGGAGGTGCTTATCACAATACTGATGAAGATAAAGATGATGATGGTTCGGATGACCTCCCTAGCACCAATGTGTCAAAGAAGAAGGGTGCCTTCTCAAACGCATTGGACGTTTTGGTTAAgagaaaaaacgaaaagaaTGAAGAGGCAATAAAAGCATTCAACTAtatcaatttaaaaaaaaggaatagaaATAATGTGTTAAAGAGTGGAAATAGTAACAACAAtgatggtaataataataatgagaaCTCGAAGAGTGCAAGTCGAAATGACAAGAgagatgaaaaaagaaaaaattgtagaaaaaatatggatgATTCAAAGGATATGGGTGAAGAAGTGCCTGAACAATATATGCATCTAATTGAACAGGGGTTGGATGTAAATGTGGTTAGATATGCTTTGagtatgaaaataaattcaaatgAACAAGTAAAAGAAACAGATATAATTGGTTTACacgatataaaaaaaattataaaagataaaattgtGAATGTTATATTAAGACCAGATTTATTTACTGGTTTAAATAGAGCAGCTAAaggaattttattatttggtCCACCAGGGACAGGTAAAACAATGATAGCAAAATGGGTAGCTTCTTCATGTAAATGCtctttttataatgtaaatacatCTTCTCTatttagtaaatatattGGTGAAACTGAGAAAATTGTTACtagtttatttaaatgtGCAGAAGTGGATAATccttcaattttattttttgatgaaATTGATTCTTTCCTTGGTATGAGGAAAAAAGATGAAGATGATACAACtataagaattaaaaatcaATTATTACAAATGATAGATGgtattaatacaaaaaaagatgTTATGATTGTTATTATTGGAGCAACTAATAGACCTGATATGATAGATGATGCAGCTTTGAGACGATTCAATAAAAGAGTATATATACCTCTTCCAGATTTACAAGCAAGAAAGGATCAAATacgttatattttatcaaaacATACACATTCAGGATTTAAACTTACTGAACAAGAATTAGACAATATTTCTCATAAACTAGTAAATTGGAATGGTAGTgatatttatcatttatgtTCAAAGTGCTATGAATATGTTTATGATGATGCtgtagaaaaatataatggtaTACAGAACATACCCAACACTTCTATATTCAGAGCTATTAAATATGACGACTTTATTAAAGCACTCAAACAGGTTAACACctcttataaaaatgtattcgATTACGACGAATGGAGTAAAATGCACAGTTCGCTGTAG